The genomic stretch TTCTTCCAAGGGATAACGTCGATTCATCGGAATGAGTTGATTACGGGACGTGTTATTGGCACTATGTAAAGAAACTGCCAACCCTACTTGAGGATTATCTCTGGCGAGTCTGCGAATTTTCGCAGCCACCCCACTCGTGGAAATCGTCATACGGCGCATGCCAATGCCTTGGCCCGACGGGTGATTCAGTAAATGAAGCGCTTTAAGGACGGGGTCATAGTTCAATAAAGGCTCTCCCATTCCCATGAAGACGATATTGGTAACCTGAAAGTCCGGATCTTCTTGACGCATGATATGGGTGATATCCAAAACCTGACCCACAATCTCTCCCGGGCTTAAGTTTCTCCGCAAGCCTCCCAACCCAGTAGCACAAAAACTACAGCCTACTGCGCAGCCAATCTGAGTGGACACACAGACGGTATGGCGATCGCGGTTTTTAAGTCGATCATAGTCCATGAGCACACACTCAATGGTTTCTCCATCATAGCAACGGAAAAGAAACTTCCTAGTTCCGTCTCGGGAAACCTGTTCTTTGACTTTCGTAAAAGGTTGTAGAGTTAGCCCTGTTTGCAACTTCTTCTGATCGAGTACGCTGATGTTTTTCATTTCGTCCCAGCCCTGAATAGCTTTCTGTTGGACCCATTGAAACACCTGACGACCACGAAAACTCGGTAGTCCTAACTCACTACAGAGCCGGATTAACTCCTCTTGATTTAAATCTCGGCAATCCGTTCTCATCATAGTATTCACCCAAATCTTTCCACCTAAACTTCAACCCGGCGAAATTTAGCCAGGAAAAATCCATCCATACCGTGTTTATGAGGTAAAATCTGCAAAAAACCCTTCGTCGCTTGCTTCCGATCCTGTTCAGAGTCTAAAGAATAGGGGAGCCCCTCCACCAGATCCACAGTCGCAAACTCCGGATGTTGGGCTCGAAAAGCTTTAATGACTTCGAAATTCTCTTCAGGTTCTATGGTACAGGTCGAATAAACCAATTCTCCACCCAAAGCTACGCATTGAGCGGCCCGTTCCAATAAGGCCAACTGAAGCTCAGGCAAGGACTTGATTTCTTCTTCTGTCTTATGCCAACGCATATCCGCCCGCCGACGTATCACACCGAGCCCGGAGCACGGGGCATCCACTAACACCTTATGGCAAGTTGAATTACCTATACCTTGCAGTTCTCGCGCATCCCCTGCCTGAGCATGAATGATCGTGATTCCCAAACGCTGGGCCAGCTCTTCAATGATCTTTACTTTATGGGGGTGGAGATCAAAGGCTTGAATCTCGCCTTCATTCTCCATCCTTTGGGCTAAGTGAGTGGTCTTCCCTCCAGGCGCCGCACAAACATCTAAAACCCTTTGACCCCTTTGCGGATTCAAGACATGAGCAATCAGTTGAGAACTCTCATCTTGAACAGTGAAGAGTCCTTCTTGAAAACTAGGGAGCCTCTCAATGGAGCCAAAGTCTTCGATGAGTAGGCTTTCCGGCACTCGTTCTCCCCAAGTCACCTGTACCCCTTCATTAGTCAGCCTCTCTACTAGTTCATCCCGAGTGATTTTCAGGGTATTCGTGCGAATCCATGTGGGGGCCGGTTCATTATTGGCTTGACAAAGGGCTTCTGTTTCCTCCATGCCATAACGTTTTAACCAGCGCTTCACCATCCACTCGGGATGAGAATAGCGCAGTGAAAGATAGCGGCTCGGTTCTCTTTCCTTACTCGGCCATTCCATATCCCAACCGCTTTCCAAGACCCTCCGCAAAACACTATTGACTAAAGAGGTGTATTTCCCTTGGCGTCGTTTGGTTAATTCCACCCCTTCGTTGATGGCCGCTGAGGCAGGGATTCTTGAAAGGTAAAGAATTTGAAAGGTACTGACCCTCAGAATCCAGCGCACCTCATGAGGCAATTGGGATAAGGGCTTGCGCAAATGCCGCCTTAAAGCATAATCCAAGGTCAGTCGATTCTTTAAGCTGCCATTGACCAGAAGGGTAGTCAGTTGGCGATCTCGAGGATCGGCAAGGTCATGAAGAGCCTTCTGTAACAGCAGGTTAGCATAAGCATTTTCCTCTTCAATCCGTTTGAGAATCCGGACAGCTAAAGCTCTTGCGGTTAGCTTATTCATGATTGATCCATCCTTCACCAAAGCCCTCACCCACATGGGCATGACGACCTAAGAAAAAGTCCCGTGCAGGCATGGTCTTTTTTCCGGCCGGCTGAACTTCCGTCACCAAGATTAAGCCTTCCCCCGTCTGAACCAGCAACCCTTCTTGACGATAGTTCACTACTTCGCCCGGTTTTGGTGTCTTCACGAAAGACTCCTTGACCGATTCCTCGGAGCTCTTTTTGGCAGTACGAACTTTGACCGTTTCTTCGCGAAAGGTCGTATAGGCACCCGGCCAAGGATGTAGCCCACGAATTTGATTGTGAATCTCTTGGGCGCTGCGTGTCCAATCAATTTTCTCATGTTCACGAGTAAGTAAGGAAGCATAGCGAGTCGGCCCGCTTTGCGGAATGCCCTTTAGCTCACCCTTTTGAAGTTGCTCCAAGGTTGTAATGAGAAGTCCAGCTCCCTTGTGAGCTAGATCATCATGCAATTCCCCGGTGGTGGTGTCTTCCCCAATCGGGCTCTCGACTTTAAGGAGCATATCTCCCGTATCTAAGCCGACATCCATCTGCATCGTTGTCACCCCGGTCTGATGATCACCAGCCAAGATAGCCCAATGAATCGGGGCTGCTCCACGCCAATCCGGCAAGAGAGAGGCATGAACATTGATACACCCAGAGGGTGGCAATTCTAGAATTTCTTTAGATAATATCTGACCATAGGCCACGACAATGATTGCTTCCGGAGCAAGCTCTTGCAAACATTGTATACTTTCACGATTCTTCACCTTTTGCGGCTGGTAAACCGTAAGCCCCAGTTCTTGAGCCGCTACCTTTACCGGACTGGGCTTCAGGGCCTTGCCCCGTCCGGACGGACGATCGGGCTGAGTGAAAACGCCCACCACTTCATGTCCGTGAGCTACTAGGGCTTGTAAGGTTGGAACGGCAAAGTCTGGCGTTCCCATGAAAACGAGTCGCATAGTGATTCTCCTAACGTCGATTATGGTTCTGTATCTTTGAGAGGATATGGAGGGATATGTAGCTTGTGTTTCTGTCTCTAGGATTTTGCTTTACACCGTTCGCTAAGTAAGCTACTTGAGATTCAGTTTGATGGATTACCGTCTATGAGTCTTTGCCGCTTTATCGACGAAAAGGACTCCTTCTAAGTGATCGACCTCATGCTGAAGGCAACGAGCTAACAAGCCTGTTCCCTCGATGACTTGGAGTTCTCCTTTGCGGTTGAGGGCTTCGACCTTTACTTTGGCTGCTCGCTTCACCTGGCCTGTAACGCCGGGGATGCTTAAGCAACCTTCATCATCGATATCTTCCCCTTCTGTCTCGAGGAAGACAGGATTGATTAGTTCTATAGGGCCATCTCCCACATCAACAACTACAACTCGTTTGGAAACTCCGACTTGAGGAGCGGCCAAGCCTACTCCTTCAGCATCATAGAGTGTATCCAGCATATTATCTAACAGCTTAACAATATTTGGGGTAATCTCTTTAACCGGGACTGCCTTTTCCCTTAATACGTCTGAACCTATTTCCACAATCTGATAAATCGCCATTTAGCTCTTCCCCTTTCTCATTCTACCTGATCATCATTATATTACATGTCTCTCTCCTGTGACAGTATCCTTACATACTTAATGGATCCACTTCAATATTCAATTGAACTCCCGAACTGCTTGAATCATGAGCAAAGCGTTGTACCCCTTGATGCATAAATTCACGCAAGAACACGATGTTTTTTCCTTTTAGAGATACCTGCCAGCGATAGTGATTTTTTAGGCGTGGTATCACGGCTGGAGCCGGGCCAAGAATATCTAAAGAAGTATTCCCATTTTCATGAGAACCTATTCCTTGATTTAAGGCACGGGCCAAGCTATGTGCTCCTTTAATGACCCGATCTTCTTTTTCGTGGGTCAGGGTGACTCGAATCACATGAGTGTAGGGCGGATAATTTCTTGCCTTGCGATAGGCAATCTCCTCCCAGAAAAAACCCTTAAAGTTATGATGCGAGGCTTTAATAATGGCTCGATCTTCAGGAGCATAGGTCTGAATAACGACTTGACCCGGTTTATCACTGCGACCTGCCCGACCGGCCACTTGGGTTAGGAGTTGGAAGGTTCTCTCCCTTGCCCGAAAATCCGGCATATTCAGCATCTGGTCAGCCGCGATAACTCCGACTAAAGTAACATTAGGGAAATCTAGGCCTTTGGCCATCATCTGAGTCCCCACTAAGATATCTGCTTCTTGACGGCGAAATCGACCCAGAATTTCCCCATATCCTTCTTTCGAGCGCGTCGTATCAAAATCCAACCGCAGAATTCTGGCTGCCGGATAGAGTCCTTTAATCTCTTCTTCAACTCTCTGTGTCCCTTGCCCAAAGAAACGAATATAGCGGCTGCCGCATTCCGGACAAGTGCGCGGGGGAATCTCTTCGTGATTACAATAATGACAGCGCATGGAATTGCCTTGGGTGTGGTAGGTCAGAGCAATGTCGCAGTCACTACAGCGAACCACATAACCGCACTCTCGGCATGCGACAAAGGTCGAATAGCCCCGTCGGTTTAAAAAGAGCATCCCCTGTTCTCCCCGCTCCAAGGTCCCCTTAAGCTTATTTTGTAAAGAGAGAGAGAACATGCTGCGATTGCCTTTAATCAGTTCTTCTCGCATATCGACCACCTCAACAGGGGGTAGCGGGCGGTTAGCGACTCTATTCTCCATTGAAAGCAAGGAGATTTTCCCTGCCTGGGCTGCGGCATAAGCTTCCAGAGAAGGGGTAGCACTACC from Desulfitobacterium dichloroeliminans LMG P-21439 encodes the following:
- the rlmN gene encoding 23S rRNA (adenine(2503)-C(2))-methyltransferase RlmN → MNTMMRTDCRDLNQEELIRLCSELGLPSFRGRQVFQWVQQKAIQGWDEMKNISVLDQKKLQTGLTLQPFTKVKEQVSRDGTRKFLFRCYDGETIECVLMDYDRLKNRDRHTVCVSTQIGCAVGCSFCATGLGGLRRNLSPGEIVGQVLDITHIMRQEDPDFQVTNIVFMGMGEPLLNYDPVLKALHLLNHPSGQGIGMRRMTISTSGVAAKIRRLARDNPQVGLAVSLHSANNTSRNQLIPMNRRYPLEELMAACQEYTELTNRRITFEIALISGQATREAAEEVGQLLKGQLSHVNLIPVNPVVETGMARPTAREIQEFAQVLEAMGIPVSVREEKGTDIDAACGQLRRQVEGEQI
- the rsmB gene encoding 16S rRNA (cytosine(967)-C(5))-methyltransferase RsmB, with the translated sequence MNKLTARALAVRILKRIEEENAYANLLLQKALHDLADPRDRQLTTLLVNGSLKNRLTLDYALRRHLRKPLSQLPHEVRWILRVSTFQILYLSRIPASAAINEGVELTKRRQGKYTSLVNSVLRRVLESGWDMEWPSKEREPSRYLSLRYSHPEWMVKRWLKRYGMEETEALCQANNEPAPTWIRTNTLKITRDELVERLTNEGVQVTWGERVPESLLIEDFGSIERLPSFQEGLFTVQDESSQLIAHVLNPQRGQRVLDVCAAPGGKTTHLAQRMENEGEIQAFDLHPHKVKIIEELAQRLGITIIHAQAGDARELQGIGNSTCHKVLVDAPCSGLGVIRRRADMRWHKTEEEIKSLPELQLALLERAAQCVALGGELVYSTCTIEPEENFEVIKAFRAQHPEFATVDLVEGLPYSLDSEQDRKQATKGFLQILPHKHGMDGFFLAKFRRVEV
- the fmt gene encoding methionyl-tRNA formyltransferase, with protein sequence MRLVFMGTPDFAVPTLQALVAHGHEVVGVFTQPDRPSGRGKALKPSPVKVAAQELGLTVYQPQKVKNRESIQCLQELAPEAIIVVAYGQILSKEILELPPSGCINVHASLLPDWRGAAPIHWAILAGDHQTGVTTMQMDVGLDTGDMLLKVESPIGEDTTTGELHDDLAHKGAGLLITTLEQLQKGELKGIPQSGPTRYASLLTREHEKIDWTRSAQEIHNQIRGLHPWPGAYTTFREETVKVRTAKKSSEESVKESFVKTPKPGEVVNYRQEGLLVQTGEGLILVTEVQPAGKKTMPARDFFLGRHAHVGEGFGEGWINHE
- the def gene encoding peptide deformylase, with amino-acid sequence MAIYQIVEIGSDVLREKAVPVKEITPNIVKLLDNMLDTLYDAEGVGLAAPQVGVSKRVVVVDVGDGPIELINPVFLETEGEDIDDEGCLSIPGVTGQVKRAAKVKVEALNRKGELQVIEGTGLLARCLQHEVDHLEGVLFVDKAAKTHRR
- the priA gene encoding replication restart helicase PriA produces the protein MHYAEVLVDVANRRLDQVFHYQIPEGMDLKRGMRVLVPLQYRQVQGVAVRFTNELPQGVSDRAIKPIIGIVGTLEIIPEDLIDLALWLAETTICSIAQSLHTVWPLLKGKVEEWVIPVAAKEDEDVKTLQILDPESYHALAVLFRSRNKALSLSIYLKRSGLTKNQVEQLAKQGWIRLESRFTSGVPQSVRKALSSGMSDEGVEVNTADIQRFSSDYRRVLTSEQSNVSQKIMGALAKQQYETILLHGITGSGKTEVYQRIIGEVLAQGGSAILLVPEISLTSQIASYFREHFGDQLIVLHSGLQVSEKAKAWQDILQGKIRIVIGARSAVFAPLPNLRMIILDEEHEGAYHQEENPKYHARNVARKRMEQLRGVVVLGSATPSLEAYAAAQAGKISLLSMENRVANRPLPPVEVVDMREELIKGNRSMFSLSLQNKLKGTLERGEQGMLFLNRRGYSTFVACRECGYVVRCSDCDIALTYHTQGNSMRCHYCNHEEIPPRTCPECGSRYIRFFGQGTQRVEEEIKGLYPAARILRLDFDTTRSKEGYGEILGRFRRQEADILVGTQMMAKGLDFPNVTLVGVIAADQMLNMPDFRARERTFQLLTQVAGRAGRSDKPGQVVIQTYAPEDRAIIKASHHNFKGFFWEEIAYRKARNYPPYTHVIRVTLTHEKEDRVIKGAHSLARALNQGIGSHENGNTSLDILGPAPAVIPRLKNHYRWQVSLKGKNIVFLREFMHQGVQRFAHDSSSSGVQLNIEVDPLSM